A stretch of Myxococcus hansupus DNA encodes these proteins:
- a CDS encoding pentapeptide repeat-containing protein, with amino-acid sequence MAKAPSIEKLLQSGSAEWNRMRKSGQVATDHTGATFTQLFSANTDLSGLGLIGSEWDRCDLSKVNFRDADLSNAYFHGGRLQDCDFRGANLEGTTFEKLKLLRCDFTGAKGLDDLEMDDVDMDRVVGLDGEEAPPPPPPPAQGITAFTREQREKALGAQAASLLQGDAPSDELPPFRPQDPPGSLFFRALKRMGVPPLWVLDVPGLRPLLPQRLPPGSSLETLYREAVKTRLENKKPAADPAVVDRAQKALRMGAKDAPVAAMYLREVGVLPLFRFSAAQVLKGALREEVEVDDLTGSIDPRTTGALLELRLTHEVVEHLQEARRRLAATQLYTSLLEAGFNPDNNWDEALESSDASMELAQLATGEDRNALLEGFQVFAALPEEARLRRLAYLAESVTNLELVSRLPEGMEPSWLTGPETRECHDREMTYVQSLKAEEIPAKVAALAKEELGVPEGEVPEESDGDLFVHLRCDVCGKEKLIVQSPEE; translated from the coding sequence ATGGCGAAAGCCCCCAGTATCGAGAAGCTTCTCCAGAGTGGCTCGGCGGAATGGAACCGGATGCGCAAGTCCGGCCAGGTCGCCACCGACCATACCGGCGCCACCTTCACTCAACTGTTCTCCGCCAACACGGACCTGTCCGGCCTCGGCCTCATCGGCTCCGAGTGGGACCGGTGCGACCTGTCCAAGGTCAACTTCCGGGACGCGGACCTTTCCAACGCCTACTTCCATGGCGGCCGGCTCCAGGACTGCGACTTTCGGGGTGCGAACCTCGAAGGCACCACGTTCGAAAAGCTGAAGTTGTTGCGCTGCGACTTCACGGGCGCCAAGGGCCTCGACGACCTCGAGATGGACGACGTGGACATGGACCGCGTCGTCGGTCTGGACGGCGAGGAGGCCCCACCGCCTCCGCCGCCCCCCGCGCAGGGCATCACCGCGTTCACCCGTGAGCAGCGCGAGAAGGCGCTGGGCGCTCAGGCGGCCTCGCTGCTCCAGGGCGACGCCCCCAGCGACGAACTCCCGCCCTTCCGGCCCCAGGACCCGCCCGGGTCGCTCTTCTTCCGGGCCCTGAAGCGGATGGGCGTGCCGCCGCTGTGGGTGCTGGACGTTCCGGGCCTGCGCCCGCTCCTGCCGCAGCGGCTGCCCCCGGGCAGCTCGCTGGAGACGCTCTACCGCGAGGCGGTGAAGACGCGGCTGGAGAACAAGAAGCCCGCGGCGGACCCTGCGGTGGTGGACCGCGCGCAGAAGGCGCTGCGCATGGGTGCCAAGGACGCCCCCGTGGCGGCCATGTACCTGCGCGAGGTGGGCGTGCTGCCCCTGTTCCGCTTCTCCGCGGCCCAGGTGCTCAAGGGCGCGCTGCGGGAAGAGGTGGAGGTGGATGACCTGACGGGCTCCATCGACCCGCGCACCACCGGCGCGCTCCTGGAGCTGCGGCTGACGCACGAAGTCGTGGAGCACCTGCAGGAGGCGCGGCGCCGGCTGGCGGCCACGCAGCTCTACACGTCGCTGCTGGAGGCGGGCTTCAACCCGGACAACAACTGGGACGAGGCGCTGGAGTCGAGCGACGCGTCCATGGAGCTGGCGCAGTTGGCCACGGGTGAGGACCGCAATGCCCTGCTGGAGGGCTTCCAGGTCTTCGCGGCGCTGCCGGAAGAGGCCCGGCTGCGGCGGCTGGCCTACCTGGCCGAGTCCGTCACCAACCTGGAGCTGGTGAGCCGGCTGCCGGAGGGCATGGAGCCGTCGTGGCTGACGGGTCCCGAGACGCGCGAGTGCCACGACCGGGAGATGACGTACGTCCAGTCGCTGAAGGCGGAGGAGATTCCCGCCAAGGTCGCGGCGCTGGCGAAGGAGGAGCTGGGCGTCCCCGAGGGTGAAGTGCCCGAGGAGAGCGACGGCGACCTCTTCGTCCACCTGCGCTGTGACGTGTGTGGCAAGGAGAAGCTCATCGTCCAATCACCGGAGGAGTAG
- a CDS encoding GNAT family N-acetyltransferase, with protein MTSRKASSAEVMVHVLEALPLGHRLWVRGVGRGLSPLLRPRDSVRVLRCGPGLLAPGDVALLRQEDELVAHVVLSTAPWRTAPLLGPPDAPGGVALGRVVALRRGPWVMPLPRPFRPALWMAQQAASTAWAWPRSRVVSRRVRNFLYAGWSLPLRRRLVGTLEVRLLTAKDLDALLAFAEERLVVTPGFLRRQLRERWGVSEAERRGAAAGAFDASGRLQGFAWVDSYRQEGLHLEGLWVRSLVVAPRARLMGLATRILHVLMAEARRQGEERLYADVDEGNAASLRTFDRLGFQRADEKLTQQANEAWDATGDSTRLVVFELRLEA; from the coding sequence ATGACGTCGCGCAAAGCCTCCTCCGCAGAGGTGATGGTGCACGTACTGGAGGCCCTGCCCCTGGGGCACCGGCTCTGGGTGCGGGGTGTGGGGCGCGGCCTGTCGCCCTTGCTCCGCCCGAGAGACTCGGTGCGCGTGCTGCGCTGCGGTCCAGGACTGCTCGCTCCCGGAGATGTCGCGCTGCTGCGCCAGGAGGACGAACTGGTGGCGCACGTGGTGCTGTCCACGGCGCCCTGGCGGACCGCGCCGCTCCTGGGGCCGCCGGACGCGCCCGGAGGCGTCGCGCTGGGCCGGGTGGTGGCCCTCCGGCGCGGCCCCTGGGTGATGCCGCTGCCCCGGCCCTTCCGCCCGGCACTGTGGATGGCCCAACAGGCCGCCTCCACGGCGTGGGCCTGGCCCCGCTCCCGGGTAGTGTCTCGGCGCGTGCGCAACTTCCTGTACGCCGGCTGGTCACTGCCGCTGCGCCGCCGGCTGGTGGGGACGCTGGAGGTGCGCCTGCTGACGGCGAAGGACCTGGACGCGCTGCTGGCCTTCGCGGAGGAGCGGCTGGTGGTGACGCCGGGCTTCTTGCGCCGCCAGCTCCGTGAGCGCTGGGGCGTGTCCGAGGCGGAGCGTCGGGGCGCCGCGGCGGGGGCCTTCGATGCCTCGGGGCGTCTGCAAGGCTTCGCGTGGGTGGACTCCTACCGTCAGGAAGGGCTGCACCTGGAAGGACTCTGGGTGCGTTCCCTGGTGGTGGCACCCCGGGCCCGGCTCATGGGGCTGGCCACCCGCATCCTCCACGTGTTGATGGCGGAGGCCCGGCGGCAGGGCGAGGAGCGGCTCTACGCGGACGTGGACGAAGGCAACGCGGCCTCCCTGCGCACCTTCGACCGGCTGGGGTTCCAGCGGGCGGACGAGAAGCTGACCCAGCAGGCCAACGAGGCCTGGGACGCCACCGGGGACTCCACGCGGCTCGTCGTGTTCGAGCTCCGGCTGGAGGCCTGA
- a CDS encoding MBL fold metallo-hydrolase, with protein MSVELRRNGMHLTGTPLSLDAKRKSPLCFVSHGHSDHIARHESTIATAATLRFMAHRLGPVREPREVPFNTPFELGALRLELLPAGHILGSAQLRVTRPDGRRIVYTGDLNVAPSLTAEATVVAECDTLVIESTFGHPRYRFPPRAEVLGQVEAWLRMQLERGAVPVLLGYPLGKSQEAMKHLAGRGFSLVAHASIFEVAQLYAELGVPIENLRCYDGRVEPGEVLFFPPHHARGGALAPLWPRATAVLTGWAVDRGASRRYGADVAFALSDHADFPGLVSYAKSTGAREVLTCHGFAEELAQALRDAGMDARPLGGKPQQLGLF; from the coding sequence ATGAGTGTGGAGCTGCGCCGAAACGGGATGCACCTGACGGGCACCCCCCTGTCCCTGGATGCGAAGCGGAAGTCGCCGCTGTGCTTCGTGAGTCACGGGCACTCGGACCACATCGCGCGGCATGAGAGCACCATCGCCACCGCGGCCACGCTGCGCTTCATGGCGCACCGGTTGGGGCCCGTGCGCGAGCCGCGCGAGGTGCCGTTCAACACGCCCTTCGAGTTGGGGGCGCTGCGGCTGGAGCTGCTGCCCGCGGGGCACATCCTGGGCAGCGCGCAGTTGCGCGTGACGCGGCCGGATGGGCGCCGCATCGTCTACACCGGAGACCTCAATGTGGCGCCGTCGCTCACCGCCGAGGCGACGGTGGTGGCGGAGTGCGACACGCTCGTCATCGAGTCCACCTTCGGCCATCCGCGCTACCGCTTCCCGCCGCGCGCGGAGGTGCTGGGGCAGGTGGAGGCGTGGCTGCGGATGCAGTTGGAGCGCGGCGCCGTGCCGGTGCTGCTCGGTTATCCGCTGGGCAAGAGCCAGGAGGCGATGAAGCACCTGGCGGGACGCGGCTTCTCGCTGGTGGCGCACGCCTCCATCTTTGAAGTGGCCCAGCTCTACGCCGAGCTGGGCGTGCCGATTGAGAACCTGCGCTGCTACGACGGCCGCGTGGAGCCGGGCGAGGTGCTCTTCTTCCCACCGCACCACGCGCGCGGTGGGGCGCTGGCGCCGCTGTGGCCTCGGGCGACGGCGGTGCTGACGGGCTGGGCGGTGGACCGGGGCGCGTCGCGGCGCTACGGCGCGGACGTGGCGTTTGCGCTGTCGGACCACGCGGACTTCCCGGGGCTGGTGTCCTACGCGAAGTCCACGGGCGCGCGGGAGGTGCTGACGTGCCACGGCTTCGCCGAGGAGCTGGCGCAGGCGCTGCGTGACGCGGGCATGGACGCGCGGCCGTTGGGTGGCAAGCCGCAGCAGCTCGGGTTGTTCTGA
- a CDS encoding electron transfer flavoprotein subunit beta/FixA family protein, producing the protein MKILVTAKRVEDPESKIKVKPDGSGIVQEGLKYKINPFDEIGVEEGLRLVAKHQGEVVVVSIGGKEVQEQLRHALAMGAHRAVWVNHTGPVDQLGIAGLLQKVVEKEQPDLVVLGKQSIDDDQNQVGQYLAEFLGWGQATFASKVESMESEQEKNKVPAIVVSADKKSVQVIREVDNGLATVECQLPAVVTTDLRLNQPRYASLPGIMKAKSKPIEELSPAKLGVDVTPAIQVLKMSSPPPRKAGIKVEDVPSLVAKLHNEAKVV; encoded by the coding sequence GTGAAGATTCTCGTCACCGCCAAGCGCGTGGAAGACCCCGAGTCCAAGATCAAGGTCAAGCCGGATGGCTCGGGCATCGTTCAGGAGGGGCTCAAGTACAAGATCAACCCCTTCGATGAAATCGGCGTGGAAGAAGGTCTGCGCCTCGTCGCCAAGCACCAGGGCGAAGTTGTCGTCGTGTCCATCGGCGGCAAGGAAGTCCAGGAGCAGCTCCGTCACGCCCTGGCCATGGGCGCGCACCGCGCCGTGTGGGTGAACCACACGGGCCCGGTGGACCAGCTCGGCATCGCCGGCCTGCTCCAGAAGGTCGTGGAGAAGGAGCAGCCGGACCTCGTCGTCCTGGGCAAGCAGTCCATCGACGATGACCAGAACCAGGTGGGCCAGTATCTCGCCGAGTTCCTGGGCTGGGGCCAGGCCACGTTCGCCTCCAAGGTCGAGTCCATGGAGAGCGAGCAGGAGAAGAACAAGGTCCCGGCCATCGTCGTCTCCGCGGACAAGAAGAGCGTGCAGGTGATTCGCGAGGTCGACAACGGGCTCGCCACGGTGGAGTGCCAGCTCCCCGCCGTCGTCACCACCGACCTGCGCCTCAACCAGCCGCGCTACGCCAGCCTCCCGGGCATCATGAAGGCGAAGAGCAAGCCGATTGAGGAGCTGTCGCCGGCGAAGCTGGGCGTGGACGTCACCCCGGCCATCCAGGTCCTGAAGATGTCCTCGCCGCCGCCCCGCAAGGCCGGCATCAAGGTGGAGGACGTCCCGTCCCTGGTCGCGAAGCTGCACAACGAGGCGAAGGTCGTCTGA
- a CDS encoding electron transfer flavoprotein subunit alpha/FixB family protein, which translates to MPIVLIVAEQQPDGNLRKATLNAISAGKQLAEKAGGELHIALVGKDPAKAGDELKGFGAKAVHVGAAPELEHYLAETYAPAIAALAQELKADYIGMASTAQGKDLLPRVAGRLRAAMATDVMAINGSGADITFTRPMWAGNVFADVKLTTPVKVLTLRATEFTAAAGGQGASEVKAFSPKVEASKTKFVDFKEVKSARPELTEARVVVSGGRGTKGDFKEIEGLADDLGAAVGASRAVCDAGWVPNDLQVGQTGKVVAPALYIAAGISGAIQHLAGMKSSKTIVAINKDPEAPIFQVADYGMVADLFKVLPELRAELAKLK; encoded by the coding sequence ATGCCAATCGTTCTCATTGTCGCCGAGCAGCAGCCGGACGGGAACCTCCGCAAGGCCACCCTCAACGCCATCTCCGCCGGCAAGCAGCTCGCGGAGAAGGCCGGTGGTGAGCTTCACATCGCCCTGGTGGGCAAGGACCCCGCCAAGGCCGGCGACGAGCTCAAGGGCTTCGGCGCCAAGGCCGTCCACGTGGGCGCCGCGCCCGAGCTGGAGCACTACCTGGCGGAGACCTACGCGCCCGCCATCGCCGCCCTCGCCCAGGAGCTGAAGGCGGACTACATCGGCATGGCGTCCACCGCGCAGGGCAAGGATCTGCTGCCCCGCGTGGCCGGCCGTCTGCGCGCCGCCATGGCCACCGACGTCATGGCCATCAACGGCAGCGGCGCGGACATCACCTTCACGCGCCCCATGTGGGCCGGCAACGTCTTCGCCGACGTGAAGCTGACCACGCCGGTGAAGGTGCTCACCCTGCGCGCCACGGAGTTCACCGCGGCCGCCGGTGGTCAGGGCGCCTCCGAGGTGAAGGCCTTCAGCCCGAAGGTCGAGGCCTCCAAGACGAAGTTCGTCGACTTCAAGGAAGTGAAGAGCGCGCGTCCCGAGCTGACGGAGGCCCGCGTGGTCGTCTCCGGTGGCCGTGGCACCAAGGGCGACTTCAAGGAGATTGAGGGCCTGGCCGACGACCTCGGCGCCGCCGTGGGCGCGTCCCGCGCGGTGTGCGACGCCGGTTGGGTTCCCAATGACTTGCAGGTTGGTCAGACGGGCAAGGTCGTGGCGCCGGCGCTGTACATCGCCGCGGGCATCAGCGGCGCCATCCAGCACCTGGCGGGCATGAAGAGCTCGAAGACCATCGTCGCCATCAACAAGGACCCCGAGGCCCCCATCTTCCAGGTGGCGGACTACGGCATGGTGGCGGACCTCTTCAAGGTGCTGCCCGAGCTGCGCGCGGAGCTGGCGAAGCTGAAGTAG
- a CDS encoding cytochrome c oxidase assembly factor Coa1 family protein, with the protein MDTVQDGSLAPRPGWWSRNWRWAMPLGCLGLLASCACLGMLAAYLGFTSLGQSDAHREAVAIAIADPEVERALGTPIESGMPRRSSTQRRNDTSRAQFSLPLKGPRGEATLHAQGEQRGDAPWRFTALTVHLRDGTVINLLRDEPPTRPELPLPGEPPYADEPPEPGEQAPRDAGREIEL; encoded by the coding sequence ATGGACACGGTGCAGGATGGTTCGCTGGCGCCCCGGCCCGGGTGGTGGAGCCGCAATTGGCGCTGGGCCATGCCGCTGGGATGCCTGGGCCTGCTGGCCTCGTGTGCCTGCCTGGGAATGCTCGCCGCGTACCTGGGCTTCACGTCGCTGGGACAGTCCGACGCCCACCGGGAAGCCGTCGCCATCGCCATCGCGGACCCGGAGGTGGAGCGCGCGCTGGGCACGCCCATCGAAAGTGGCATGCCCCGGCGCTCGTCGACCCAACGGCGCAATGACACCTCGCGCGCGCAGTTCTCCCTGCCGTTGAAGGGGCCGCGTGGCGAGGCCACGCTGCATGCCCAGGGCGAGCAGCGCGGCGACGCGCCGTGGCGCTTCACCGCCCTCACCGTCCACCTGCGCGACGGCACCGTCATCAACCTGCTGCGTGACGAACCCCCGACGCGCCCCGAGCTGCCCCTGCCCGGCGAGCCGCCCTACGCGGACGAGCCCCCGGAGCCCGGCGAGCAAGCGCCTCGCGACGCGGGGCGCGAAATCGAGCTGTAG
- a CDS encoding RluA family pseudouridine synthase, with translation MIEYRIEADTAGMRLDKHLRKRLPNVPVSHLFKMIRTKKVRVNGKRAQPEQLLSEGDVLTIRGDEQQLVGAERPKVDPPPPPVDPSRLVILREDDWLMAVDKPSGMAVHTGSGITGGTLVDYVRAYLGPKATRNDFTASPAHRLDRETSGVILVAKRRPAMVHFTEVFTHGLSRKRYLTLVKGKMPKDSGVIDLPLAEHQQTAESKARRGVNMQAAVTRWKVVKQSAEVALLSCAIETGRTHQIRRHLAAIGHPVVGDSKYGDFAFNRDVRARWGLKRMFLHAERIEFPHPEGGAKVAVEAPLAVELRDVLKRAALVP, from the coding sequence ATGATCGAGTACCGAATCGAAGCCGACACCGCCGGGATGCGGCTGGACAAGCACCTGCGCAAACGGCTCCCCAATGTTCCGGTGAGCCACCTCTTCAAGATGATTCGCACCAAGAAGGTGCGGGTAAACGGCAAGCGCGCGCAGCCCGAGCAGTTGCTGTCCGAAGGAGACGTGCTCACCATCCGCGGCGACGAGCAGCAGCTCGTGGGGGCGGAACGTCCAAAAGTGGACCCGCCTCCACCACCGGTGGACCCCAGCCGGTTGGTCATCCTTCGAGAGGACGACTGGCTCATGGCCGTGGACAAGCCCAGTGGAATGGCCGTCCATACCGGCAGTGGCATCACCGGCGGCACGCTGGTGGACTACGTGCGGGCCTACCTGGGCCCCAAGGCCACCCGCAACGACTTCACGGCCTCGCCCGCGCACCGGCTGGACCGGGAGACCTCCGGCGTCATCCTGGTGGCCAAGCGGCGCCCGGCCATGGTGCATTTCACCGAGGTCTTCACCCACGGCCTGTCCCGCAAGCGCTACCTGACCCTGGTGAAAGGGAAGATGCCCAAGGACTCGGGCGTCATCGACCTGCCGCTGGCCGAGCACCAGCAGACGGCCGAATCCAAGGCCCGTCGTGGGGTGAACATGCAGGCGGCCGTCACCCGGTGGAAGGTCGTGAAGCAGTCGGCCGAGGTGGCGCTCCTATCCTGCGCCATCGAGACCGGGCGCACGCATCAGATAAGAAGGCATCTGGCCGCCATCGGACATCCGGTGGTCGGAGACTCGAAGTACGGAGACTTCGCCTTCAATCGCGACGTGCGGGCGCGCTGGGGGCTCAAAAGGATGTTCCTGCACGCCGAGCGCATCGAATTCCCGCATCCCGAAGGCGGCGCGAAGGTGGCCGTCGAAGCCCCCCTCGCCGTCGAACTCCGAGATGTGCTCAAGCGGGCGGCCCTGGTGCCCTGA
- a CDS encoding DMT family transporter, with amino-acid sequence MSTSTSDMLPVASDSASRSQRLRADGALALITSLWGITFVVVKDALGHGDPFTFLTLRFLVGAVVLTALAGRQVLTARNLRTGTMLGTCLFLAFALQTVGLATTTPSRSAFITGLCVLLVPLLSVVVYRRAPKFTSLLGVGLAAVGLYFFTQPEGGLTAGGLSRGDVLSLGCAVAYACHILLTERHAPKQGVMGLVAVQLWTVAALSAACLPFVERRLTWHPSLVGAVLLCGVLASALAISVQTWGQARTTAVRAALIYSLESVFAAVYSVALGYEVLGPREWMGGGLILSGVLMSEVGAVAWLWWRARAPAR; translated from the coding sequence ATGAGCACCTCGACGTCCGACATGCTGCCGGTCGCTTCGGATTCGGCGTCGCGGTCGCAGCGGCTCCGCGCGGATGGCGCGCTGGCGCTCATCACCTCGCTGTGGGGCATCACCTTCGTGGTGGTGAAGGACGCGCTCGGGCATGGCGACCCGTTCACCTTCCTCACGCTGCGCTTCCTCGTGGGCGCGGTGGTGCTGACGGCGCTGGCGGGGCGGCAGGTGCTGACGGCGCGCAACCTGCGCACCGGGACGATGCTGGGCACGTGCCTCTTCCTGGCCTTCGCGCTGCAAACGGTGGGGCTGGCCACCACCACGCCGTCCCGTTCCGCGTTCATCACCGGGCTGTGCGTGCTGCTCGTGCCGCTGCTGTCCGTGGTCGTCTACCGGAGGGCGCCGAAGTTCACCTCGCTCCTGGGCGTGGGACTGGCGGCGGTGGGGCTCTACTTCTTCACGCAGCCGGAGGGGGGCCTGACGGCGGGCGGCCTGTCCCGGGGCGACGTGCTGTCCCTGGGCTGCGCGGTGGCCTACGCGTGCCACATCCTCCTCACGGAGCGGCACGCGCCCAAGCAGGGCGTCATGGGGCTGGTGGCGGTGCAGTTGTGGACGGTGGCGGCGCTGTCCGCCGCGTGCCTGCCCTTCGTGGAGCGGAGGCTGACGTGGCATCCGTCCCTGGTGGGCGCGGTGCTCCTCTGCGGCGTGCTCGCCAGCGCGCTGGCCATCAGCGTCCAGACGTGGGGGCAGGCGCGCACCACGGCGGTCCGCGCGGCGCTCATCTACTCGCTCGAGTCGGTGTTCGCCGCGGTGTACTCGGTGGCGCTGGGCTACGAGGTGCTCGGGCCTCGCGAATGGATGGGCGGCGGGCTCATCCTGTCCGGGGTGCTGATGTCCGAGGTGGGCGCGGTGGCCTGGCTGTGGTGGCGGGCTCGGGCACCTGCACGTTGA
- a CDS encoding MOSC domain-containing protein, translating to MSRKTPQLEGRLVRVLVCTERKSFVTKELPEARVSFEGLEGDRHAGLTRAADVRTPWFPKGTPIRNTRQFSLVSTEELAQVAEALGVPRVLATWLGANLEVAGVPRLTHLPPGTRLFFPEDTTLVVEGENEPCVGPGRVIEAHHPDLPKLASRFVKAAWQRRGLVAWVERPGVIRAGDTVRVVLPHPVTYVLPGA from the coding sequence ATGAGCCGCAAGACGCCGCAACTGGAGGGACGCCTCGTGCGCGTCCTCGTGTGTACCGAGCGCAAGAGCTTCGTTACCAAGGAGCTGCCCGAGGCGCGCGTGTCCTTCGAGGGCTTGGAGGGGGACCGGCACGCGGGCCTGACGCGCGCGGCGGACGTGCGCACGCCGTGGTTCCCGAAGGGCACGCCCATCCGCAACACGCGGCAATTCTCCCTGGTGTCGACCGAGGAGCTCGCGCAGGTCGCGGAGGCGCTGGGGGTTCCGCGCGTGCTCGCGACGTGGTTGGGCGCGAACCTGGAGGTGGCGGGGGTGCCTCGGCTGACGCACCTGCCACCGGGCACCCGGCTGTTCTTCCCCGAGGACACGACGCTGGTGGTGGAAGGGGAGAACGAGCCTTGCGTGGGGCCCGGGCGCGTCATCGAGGCGCATCACCCGGACCTGCCGAAGCTGGCGAGCCGCTTCGTGAAGGCGGCCTGGCAGCGCCGAGGACTCGTGGCCTGGGTGGAGCGCCCCGGCGTCATCCGCGCGGGTGACACCGTGCGGGTGGTGCTGCCCCATCCGGTGACGTACGTGCTGCCAGGGGCCTGA